A window from Symbiopectobacterium purcellii encodes these proteins:
- the alr gene encoding alanine racemase, with the protein MKTATAVISRRALRHNMQRVRQLTPNSRLVAVVKANAYGHGAVECATTLQDADCFGVARLSEALALRHAGITKPILLLEGFFSADDLPLLAQHQLETAVHSVEQLEALEQADLPHQLTVWMKLDTGMHRLGVRPDKAEAFYQRLTQCRNVVQPVNIMSHFCRADEPEFNTTLKQLACFDAFVEGKPGAQSIAASGGILLWPQAHRNQVRPGIILYGVSPLATETATHFGLQPAMTLTSHLIAVREHKAGETEGYGCIWTSERDTLLGVVAMGYGDGYPRTAPLGTPVLVNGREVPLVGRVSMDMLTVDLGPDARERVGDEVILWGEALPVERIAAHSKISAYELITRVTQRLALVYLDD; encoded by the coding sequence ATGAAAACGGCAACCGCCGTCATCAGCCGCCGCGCATTGCGTCACAATATGCAGCGCGTGCGCCAGTTAACGCCTAACAGTCGGCTGGTCGCCGTCGTCAAGGCCAATGCATACGGCCACGGTGCCGTGGAATGCGCCACCACCCTTCAGGATGCCGATTGCTTCGGCGTCGCCCGACTTTCGGAAGCGTTGGCACTGCGCCACGCGGGCATCACCAAACCCATCCTGCTGCTGGAAGGGTTTTTCTCTGCCGACGACCTTCCCTTACTGGCGCAGCATCAATTGGAAACCGCGGTGCACAGCGTCGAGCAGTTGGAAGCCTTGGAGCAGGCCGATTTGCCACATCAGCTTACCGTGTGGATGAAGCTGGATACGGGCATGCACCGTTTGGGGGTGCGTCCCGATAAAGCGGAAGCGTTTTATCAACGGCTGACCCAGTGCCGCAATGTGGTGCAACCGGTGAATATCATGAGCCATTTTTGCCGCGCCGATGAGCCAGAGTTCAATACCACCCTGAAACAGCTCGCCTGCTTTGATGCTTTTGTCGAAGGGAAGCCCGGCGCGCAATCTATCGCGGCTTCCGGCGGCATTCTGCTGTGGCCACAGGCACACCGTAATCAGGTGCGGCCGGGGATTATTCTCTACGGCGTATCACCGTTGGCCACTGAAACCGCCACGCATTTTGGACTGCAACCCGCCATGACCCTCACCTCACACCTGATCGCGGTGCGTGAGCACAAAGCGGGTGAAACCGAAGGATATGGCTGTATCTGGACCAGCGAGCGCGATACCCTGCTCGGCGTGGTCGCTATGGGGTATGGCGATGGCTACCCGCGCACAGCGCCGTTGGGTACGCCAGTGCTGGTCAATGGCCGTGAAGTGCCGTTGGTTGGACGCGTATCGATGGATATGTTGACGGTCGATCTGGGACCCGATGCCCGGGAGCGGGTGGGCGATGAAGTGATCTTGTGGGGAGAGGCGCTGCCCGTCGAGCGGATCGCCGCACACAGCAAGATCAGCGCTTACGAACTGATTACCCGCGTGACACAGCGCCTGGCGCTGGTGTATCTCGACGATTAA
- a CDS encoding amino acid permease — translation MDTSQTADQLKRGLKNRHIQLIALGGAVGTGLFLGIAQTIKMAGPSVLLGYAIAGIIAFFIMRQLGEMVVEEPVAGSFSHFANKYWGSFAGFMSGWNYWVLYVLVSMAELSAVGIYIQYWFPDVPTWVSAAVFFLLINAINLTNVKVYGEMEFWFAIIKVAAIIGMIAFGCYLLISGSGGPEASVANLWQHGGFFPNGFGGMVMAMAVIMFSFGGLELVGITAAEADQPEKSIPRATNQVIYRILLFYVGALAVLLSLYPWQKVVEGGSPFVLIFHALDSNVVATVLNLVVLSAALSVYNSCVYCNSRMLFGLPKQGNAPRALLSVNKRGIPLNALGVSALATGLCVVLNYLMPGKAFELLMALVVSALVINWAMICITHLKFRHAMQAAAKETRFKSWGYPVTNVICLLFLAGILVIMAMTPGIQISVWLIPVWLVAMAVAYRVKNRKRTPADVAVSDA, via the coding sequence ATGGATACGTCGCAGACAGCGGATCAACTGAAAAGAGGGTTAAAAAACCGCCATATCCAGTTGATTGCATTAGGGGGCGCGGTAGGTACCGGGCTGTTTTTGGGGATTGCGCAAACCATCAAAATGGCCGGGCCATCGGTTCTGTTGGGTTATGCGATTGCCGGGATTATTGCTTTTTTCATTATGCGTCAGTTAGGGGAAATGGTGGTGGAGGAGCCCGTAGCCGGTTCCTTTAGCCATTTCGCCAATAAATACTGGGGTAGCTTTGCCGGTTTTATGTCCGGTTGGAACTACTGGGTGCTCTATGTGCTGGTCAGCATGGCTGAGCTTTCTGCGGTCGGGATTTACATTCAATACTGGTTTCCCGATGTGCCGACCTGGGTGTCGGCAGCGGTTTTCTTCCTGCTGATTAACGCCATCAACCTCACTAACGTGAAGGTTTACGGTGAAATGGAGTTCTGGTTTGCCATCATCAAAGTGGCGGCGATTATCGGCATGATTGCGTTCGGTTGCTACCTACTGATCAGTGGGAGTGGCGGGCCAGAGGCCAGCGTGGCTAACCTGTGGCAACACGGCGGGTTTTTCCCCAATGGTTTTGGTGGCATGGTGATGGCAATGGCGGTCATCATGTTCTCCTTTGGCGGCCTTGAATTGGTCGGGATCACTGCCGCTGAGGCCGATCAGCCAGAAAAAAGTATTCCGCGCGCCACCAATCAGGTGATTTATCGCATTCTGCTGTTTTATGTGGGGGCATTGGCGGTGTTGCTGTCGCTGTACCCCTGGCAGAAAGTGGTGGAAGGTGGCAGCCCGTTTGTGTTGATTTTCCACGCGCTGGATAGCAACGTGGTGGCAACCGTGTTGAATCTGGTGGTGCTCTCTGCGGCGCTCTCGGTGTATAACAGTTGCGTCTATTGCAATAGCCGTATGCTGTTTGGCCTGCCTAAACAGGGCAACGCCCCTCGGGCACTGTTAAGCGTCAACAAACGTGGCATTCCGTTGAACGCGCTTGGCGTATCGGCGTTGGCAACCGGGCTGTGCGTGGTGTTGAACTACCTGATGCCGGGCAAAGCGTTTGAGCTGCTGATGGCGCTGGTGGTGTCCGCGTTAGTGATCAACTGGGCGATGATTTGCATTACACACCTCAAGTTCCGCCATGCGATGCAAGCGGCTGCAAAGGAAACGCGTTTTAAAAGCTGGGGCTATCCGGTGACCAACGTGATTTGCCTGCTGTTTCTGGCGGGTATTCTGGTGATCATGGCGATGACGCCCGGTATCCAGATCTCGGTATGGCTGATTCCCGTGTGGCTGGTGGCAATGGCTGTGGCTTATCGGGTGAAGAACCGTAAACGCACCCCGGCAGATGTTGCGGTCAGTGACGCGTAA
- a CDS encoding YitT family protein — MDNVVATENLKHTLLEDVLALLIGSLMVSFGIILLRQSGALTGGTAGMAFLLHYITHISFGTIFFLINLPFYYLAVRRMGWHFTIKTFCAVGLVSLLSDVHPLFIHFDRLQPFYATLFGNIIIGLGFIVLFRHKASLGGVNILALYLQDHYGIRAGKLQMAVDVVIVLASLFVVSIPMLVVSVLGAVILNLIIAMNHRPGRYTV, encoded by the coding sequence ATGGATAACGTTGTTGCAACTGAAAATCTAAAACACACGCTGCTGGAGGATGTTCTGGCGCTGTTGATTGGCTCATTGATGGTGTCTTTTGGGATCATCCTGTTACGCCAATCTGGCGCGCTCACCGGCGGCACGGCAGGGATGGCGTTCCTGCTGCACTACATCACGCACATTTCATTTGGCACCATTTTCTTTCTGATCAACCTGCCGTTTTATTATCTGGCCGTTCGCCGCATGGGCTGGCATTTCACCATCAAGACCTTCTGTGCCGTCGGGCTGGTTTCCCTGCTGTCAGACGTGCATCCGCTGTTTATTCACTTCGATAGACTTCAGCCGTTCTATGCCACGCTGTTTGGCAACATCATCATTGGGTTGGGCTTTATTGTGCTGTTTCGTCACAAGGCCAGTCTGGGTGGCGTGAATATTTTGGCGCTCTACCTTCAGGATCACTACGGCATACGCGCTGGCAAGTTACAAATGGCGGTTGATGTGGTGATTGTACTGGCTTCACTGTTTGTGGTAAGCATACCTATGCTGGTGGTTTCCGTATTAGGTGCCGTGATTCTTAACTTAATCATTGCGATGAATCACCGCCCGGGGCGTTATACGGTCTAA
- a CDS encoding aromatic amino acid transaminase, whose product MFQHVDAYAGDPILSLMEKYKQDPRADKINLSIGLYYNEQNIIPQLRAVSSAVEVLEAQPKAASSYLPMEGFQPYRSAIQTLLFGKEHPALAANRIATIQTLGGSGALKVGADFLKHYFPDSEVWVSDPTWENHIAIFAGAGFKVHTYPYFDAQTLGVNFDGMVATLESLPARSIVLLHPCCHNPTGSDLTHAQWDRIIETVIKHELIPFMDIAYQGFGGGIDADAYALHAIASAGVPALIANSFSKIFSLYSERVGGLSVVCEDADSAQRVLGQLKATVRRNYSTPPNYGAQVVSNVLNDAARNTEWKAEVEEMRSRILAMRKALVDALKAELPTRNFDYLLTQRGMFSYTGFSPLQVDRLRDEFGVYLIASGRMCVAGLNSGNVVRVAKAFAAVQ is encoded by the coding sequence GTGTTCCAACATGTCGACGCCTATGCCGGAGATCCCATCCTGTCTCTGATGGAAAAATACAAGCAGGACCCGCGCGCAGATAAGATCAATCTCAGTATCGGGCTCTATTACAACGAACAGAATATCATCCCGCAATTGCGCGCCGTGAGCAGTGCCGTTGAAGTACTTGAAGCGCAACCCAAAGCGGCTTCCTCCTATTTGCCGATGGAAGGTTTCCAGCCTTATCGCTCCGCTATTCAGACGCTGTTGTTTGGCAAAGAACACCCAGCGCTGGCGGCAAACCGTATTGCAACGATCCAAACGCTGGGCGGTTCCGGTGCGCTGAAAGTGGGTGCTGACTTCCTGAAACACTATTTCCCTGATTCCGAGGTGTGGGTCAGCGATCCGACCTGGGAAAACCACATCGCTATTTTTGCCGGCGCCGGGTTTAAGGTACACACTTACCCCTACTTTGATGCGCAGACGCTGGGTGTAAATTTCGATGGCATGGTTGCCACGCTGGAAAGCCTGCCAGCGCGCAGCATCGTGCTGCTGCACCCGTGCTGCCATAACCCGACGGGTTCCGATCTGACCCATGCGCAATGGGATCGCATTATTGAAACGGTGATCAAACACGAACTGATTCCGTTTATGGATATTGCCTACCAAGGCTTTGGCGGCGGCATTGATGCCGATGCTTACGCACTGCACGCCATCGCCAGCGCGGGTGTTCCTGCCCTGATAGCCAACTCCTTCTCCAAGATTTTTTCTCTTTATAGTGAACGCGTGGGTGGGCTCTCCGTGGTGTGCGAAGATGCCGATAGCGCGCAGCGTGTATTGGGACAGTTGAAAGCCACGGTACGTCGTAACTACTCAACACCACCGAATTACGGCGCTCAAGTGGTTTCTAACGTGCTGAACGATGCGGCGCGCAACACGGAGTGGAAAGCGGAAGTCGAAGAAATGCGTTCCCGCATTCTCGCCATGCGTAAAGCGCTGGTAGATGCCCTGAAAGCAGAACTGCCAACGCGCAATTTTGACTACCTGCTGACACAGCGCGGCATGTTCAGCTACACCGGCTTCAGCCCGCTACAGGTTGATCGCCTGCGCGACGAATTTGGTGTTTATTTGATCGCCAGTGGCAGAATGTGTGTTGCAGGCCTGAATTCGGGCAATGTGGTACGTGTTGCCAAAGCGTTCGCTGCGGTTCAATAA
- a CDS encoding sensor domain-containing diguanylate cyclase, with product MKPFQKHFILQVNLRRLILFIALSGMSVIFVNSYFAFYDTQKKLLTDQFFKINLNYSLKLANTVETFFSSSQSQLSFSAQLLADNMKNADTLQKELERIRQIGHRFNSVSVIDKQGYIRAFSPLQPGVIDARLTSPSHAATVQANTFFISQPYVSLIGNLIVYISVPIHNAEGEQLGYVGGSIYLNNRNATNEFMNSQFDDDNYDTYVLNKDGTIIYHHDKSRIGQKIDDNSLKQMALLGNEGNFRLTDSQGATFLAGFAKVKRADWIILTLQTEQIVTQALNNVMIDVTKKSAPVLLITLFMITLLTIYIAKPLRMLGLAASRMDDPDVISKIRAVSSWYFEVEHLKRVILWGTILLHKRIGKLSSQAHTDPLTGLLNRRGLHENIEMSLLNNSVVSVIVIDIDHFKNVNDTYGHDVGDEVIKMLGRHLKTNSCKTDLVCRTGGEEFLMLLPGIDIHLAVVIAERLRKNVAEMSFPICQHITISIGVTSFLPKEVPIDAALKTADNALYRAKKAGRNKVIVQDIPEDLAMMLHKQQND from the coding sequence ATGAAACCATTTCAGAAGCATTTTATTCTTCAAGTCAATTTACGACGTCTCATTCTTTTCATCGCACTATCGGGTATGTCAGTTATTTTTGTAAATAGCTATTTCGCCTTCTACGACACGCAAAAAAAGTTATTGACCGATCAGTTTTTTAAAATAAACCTCAACTATTCATTAAAACTTGCAAATACCGTCGAGACTTTTTTTTCTTCTTCCCAATCACAACTCAGTTTTAGCGCCCAACTGCTCGCCGATAACATGAAAAATGCCGACACGCTGCAAAAAGAGCTCGAGCGGATTCGGCAGATTGGTCATCGCTTCAACTCCGTCTCGGTTATTGACAAGCAGGGCTACATTCGCGCGTTCTCCCCATTACAACCTGGGGTGATTGATGCGCGACTGACTTCCCCTTCCCATGCGGCCACCGTTCAGGCCAACACCTTTTTTATCAGTCAGCCCTATGTTTCTCTAATTGGTAACCTGATTGTCTATATTTCTGTGCCTATCCACAATGCTGAAGGTGAACAGCTAGGGTACGTTGGCGGTTCTATTTATCTCAACAACCGCAATGCAACAAATGAATTTATGAATTCGCAGTTTGATGATGATAATTACGATACCTATGTCCTCAATAAAGATGGAACAATTATTTATCATCATGATAAAAGCCGCATTGGGCAAAAAATAGACGACAACTCATTAAAACAGATGGCGCTATTGGGGAACGAAGGCAATTTTCGTCTGACCGATTCACAAGGAGCAACATTTTTAGCCGGGTTCGCCAAAGTTAAACGCGCGGATTGGATTATTCTTACGCTACAAACGGAACAAATTGTCACTCAGGCATTAAATAACGTAATGATTGATGTGACAAAGAAAAGTGCGCCCGTGCTGCTCATCACCCTGTTCATGATTACCTTGCTGACGATCTACATCGCCAAACCGCTGCGCATGCTGGGACTGGCAGCCAGCCGTATGGACGATCCTGATGTCATCAGCAAAATTCGTGCGGTATCTTCCTGGTATTTCGAAGTCGAACACCTTAAGCGCGTCATCCTGTGGGGCACTATTCTGCTGCATAAACGTATCGGAAAACTCAGTTCGCAGGCTCACACTGACCCGCTCACCGGCCTGCTCAACCGGCGTGGATTGCACGAAAACATTGAAATGTCGCTGCTCAACAACAGCGTCGTTTCAGTGATTGTTATCGATATTGATCACTTTAAGAATGTGAATGACACCTACGGGCACGATGTAGGCGATGAAGTGATTAAAATGCTGGGACGACATTTAAAAACCAACTCGTGCAAAACGGATCTGGTGTGCCGCACCGGCGGTGAAGAGTTCTTGATGCTGCTGCCCGGCATTGATATCCACCTTGCCGTGGTGATTGCCGAGCGGCTACGCAAAAATGTCGCGGAAATGAGTTTCCCCATTTGCCAGCACATCACTATTTCGATTGGTGTAACCTCCTTCCTGCCGAAAGAAGTGCCTATCGATGCCGCGCTCAAAACCGCTGATAACGCGCTGTATCGCGCTAAAAAGGCGGGGCGCAATAAAGTGATTGTGCAGGATATTCCGGAGGACCTGGCGATGATGCTGCATAAGCAGCAAAATGATTAG
- a CDS encoding methyl-accepting chemotaxis protein, producing the protein MNIANWRIGYRLGSGFAFLVLMLFVVNAFSISKLSLFHEDAKLIVTRVYPDTVTTTDLIDVVNSTLVAYQRLLLVTDPAQVKSTLDMLGDLRKRGGQLLDKLVASNSPEASQQIIRDIQQVRPQFLASGDKIIAALNAGDREAGVREFTTAMNDIQRNYREQVRKLVAFQNGTMTKTLDTMTTTYNQTRLLLVLICLAAAAAGGMIAWLITRSVTRPIHQALALADRVAQGDLTYRVQAVHQDETGLLLKALDNMNSSLRQIVGQVRDGAEAISTAASQIASGNQDLSARTEEQASSLEQTASSMEELTSTIKNTADNTRQATSVSHQASDAAKNSSEVMLSVTQKMRGIQSSSQRMAEIIGVIDSIAFQTNILALNAAVEAARAGEQGRGFAMVASEVRSLAQRSATAAKEIKTLIDDSVSNIQDGMSLVDNADETLGRLTNHVQDVNAIIAEISQASQEQSDGVSQINVAVGQIDTTTQQNAALVEESAAAAMSLQSQASALTHTVSAFKLNAGETTARPLAARESTLVRPAKPALALATGTAAQNNQDWTSF; encoded by the coding sequence ATGAATATCGCTAACTGGCGCATCGGTTATCGCCTCGGCAGTGGATTTGCTTTTCTGGTGCTGATGCTGTTTGTGGTCAATGCGTTCTCAATCTCGAAACTGTCGTTGTTTCATGAAGATGCGAAACTGATTGTCACGCGGGTTTATCCTGATACTGTGACAACCACCGATCTTATCGATGTGGTGAACAGCACGTTGGTTGCCTATCAGCGACTGCTGCTGGTTACCGATCCGGCTCAAGTAAAAAGCACACTGGACATGCTGGGCGATCTGCGCAAACGTGGCGGCCAGTTGCTGGATAAATTGGTTGCCAGCAATAGCCCCGAGGCATCGCAACAGATCATTCGGGATATCCAACAGGTTCGTCCACAGTTCCTGGCCTCTGGCGATAAGATTATTGCGGCGCTGAACGCCGGAGATCGTGAGGCGGGTGTGCGGGAATTCACCACCGCCATGAATGATATACAGCGCAACTATCGCGAGCAGGTGCGCAAGTTGGTCGCTTTTCAAAACGGCACGATGACCAAAACCCTCGATACCATGACGACCACCTACAATCAGACGCGTCTGCTGCTGGTGTTGATCTGCCTGGCCGCAGCGGCGGCGGGTGGTATGATCGCCTGGCTGATTACGCGCAGCGTGACACGCCCGATTCATCAGGCACTGGCATTGGCCGATCGTGTGGCACAGGGCGATCTCACTTACCGCGTACAGGCTGTTCATCAGGATGAAACTGGCTTGCTGCTCAAGGCATTGGATAACATGAACAGCAGCTTGCGTCAGATAGTGGGTCAAGTGCGCGACGGTGCGGAGGCAATTTCCACTGCGGCTTCACAGATTGCCTCAGGGAATCAGGATCTCTCTGCACGCACCGAAGAACAGGCCAGTTCGCTGGAACAAACCGCTTCTTCCATGGAAGAGCTGACCTCAACCATCAAAAACACCGCAGATAATACCCGTCAGGCCACGTCGGTTTCGCATCAGGCATCAGATGCAGCCAAAAACAGCAGTGAAGTGATGCTCTCGGTGACGCAAAAAATGCGGGGTATTCAATCGTCATCGCAGCGTATGGCTGAGATTATCGGCGTTATTGACAGCATTGCCTTCCAAACCAATATTCTGGCGCTCAATGCGGCCGTGGAAGCGGCGCGCGCGGGTGAGCAAGGGCGCGGTTTTGCCATGGTCGCCAGCGAAGTGCGTTCACTGGCACAGCGTAGCGCAACGGCCGCCAAGGAAATTAAGACGTTGATCGATGACTCCGTCAGCAACATTCAGGACGGGATGAGTTTGGTCGACAATGCCGATGAAACGCTGGGTCGTTTGACCAACCATGTGCAGGACGTTAACGCTATCATTGCGGAGATTTCTCAAGCCAGCCAAGAGCAGAGCGATGGCGTTAGCCAGATTAACGTTGCGGTTGGGCAGATTGATACCACGACTCAGCAGAATGCGGCACTGGTGGAAGAGTCCGCGGCGGCGGCGATGTCGCTGCAATCCCAGGCGTCGGCATTAACCCATACGGTGAGTGCATTCAAACTGAATGCGGGCGAGACGACTGCCAGACCGTTGGCCGCGCGGGAATCAACGCTTGTTCGGCCAGCCAAGCCCGCGTTGGCATTGGCAACGGGCACAGCCGCGCAGAATAATCAGGACTGGACCTCGTTTTAA
- the uvrA gene encoding excinuclease ABC subunit UvrA has translation MDKIEVRGARTHNLKNINLVIPRDKLIVVTGLSGSGKSSLAFDTLYAEGQRRYVESLSAYARQFLSLMEKPDVDHIEGLSPAISIEQKSTSHNPRSTVGTITEIHDYLRLLFARVGEPRCPDHDVPLAAQTVSQMVDNVLAQPEGTRLMLLAPIVKDRKGEHTKTLENLATQGYIRARIDGEVCDLSDPPKLELQKKHTIEVVVDRFKVREDLAQRLAESFETALELSGGSAIVADMDDSKLPELLFSANFACPQCGYSMHELEPRMFSFNNPAGACPSCDGLGVQQFFDPARVVQNGELSLAGGAIRGWDRRNFYYFQMLRSLAEHYRFDVEAPYDSLSEKIRHVILYGSGKDTIEFKYINDRGDTSVRRHPFEGVLNNMERRYKETESSAVREELAKFISNRPCASCSGTRLRKEARHVFVEQTTLPQISDMSIGHAMTFFQNMKLSGQRAQIAEKVLKEIGDRLKFLVNVGLNYLSLSRSAETLSGGEAQRIRLASQIGAGLVGVMYVLDEPSIGLHQRDNERLLETLIHLRNLGNTVIVVEHDEDAIRAADHVIDIGPGAGVHGGQVVGEGTVEKIMAVPESLTGQYLSGERKISVPSQRVPADPTKVLKLVGAKGNNLKDVTLTLPVGLFTCITGVSGSGKSTLINDTLFPLAQRQLNGATLAEPAPYREIHGLEHFDKVIDIDQSPIGRTPRSNPATYTGVFTPIRELFAGVPEARSRGYNPGRFSFNVRGGRCEACQGDGVIKVEMHFLPDIYVPCDQCKGKRYNRETLEIKYKGKSIHEVLEMTIEEARDFFDAIPALARKLQTLIDVGLSYIRLGQSATTLSGGEAQRVKLSRELSKRGTGQTLYILDEPTTGLHFADIQQLLDVLHQLRDQGNTIVVIEHNLDVIKTADWIVDLGPEGGSGGGQILVSGTPETVANCDASHTARFLKPILARR, from the coding sequence ATGGATAAGATCGAAGTTCGTGGTGCCCGTACTCATAACCTCAAAAATATCAATCTGGTAATTCCCCGCGATAAACTGATTGTGGTCACCGGGTTGTCGGGATCCGGTAAATCGTCGCTGGCGTTTGATACCCTGTATGCGGAAGGGCAGCGGCGCTACGTTGAATCGTTGTCTGCCTACGCGCGCCAGTTTCTCTCGTTAATGGAGAAGCCGGACGTCGATCATATCGAAGGGTTGTCACCGGCGATTTCCATCGAGCAAAAATCCACATCTCATAACCCGCGCTCAACCGTGGGTACCATCACCGAGATTCACGACTATTTGCGCCTGCTCTTTGCCCGCGTGGGTGAGCCACGCTGTCCGGATCACGACGTACCACTGGCAGCACAGACTGTCAGTCAGATGGTGGATAACGTGCTGGCGCAGCCGGAAGGGACTCGCCTGATGCTGCTCGCCCCCATTGTTAAAGATCGCAAAGGGGAGCACACCAAAACGCTGGAAAACCTGGCGACACAAGGCTATATCCGCGCCCGTATCGACGGCGAAGTGTGCGATCTTTCCGATCCGCCCAAGCTGGAATTACAGAAAAAACACACCATTGAAGTGGTGGTCGATCGTTTCAAGGTGCGTGAAGATTTGGCACAGCGTCTGGCGGAATCGTTTGAAACTGCGCTGGAGCTTTCCGGCGGTAGCGCCATCGTGGCGGATATGGATGACAGCAAGTTGCCCGAACTGCTGTTCTCCGCCAACTTTGCTTGTCCGCAGTGTGGCTACAGCATGCATGAGCTGGAACCGCGCATGTTCTCCTTTAACAACCCGGCAGGTGCCTGTCCGAGCTGTGATGGATTGGGCGTGCAACAGTTCTTCGATCCAGCGCGTGTGGTGCAAAACGGTGAGCTGTCGCTGGCGGGGGGGGCTATTCGCGGCTGGGATCGACGCAACTTTTACTATTTTCAGATGCTGCGTTCACTGGCGGAGCATTACCGTTTTGATGTCGAGGCCCCCTACGACAGCCTGAGTGAAAAAATTCGTCACGTCATTCTTTACGGCTCCGGTAAAGACACTATCGAGTTCAAATACATCAACGATCGTGGCGATACGTCGGTGCGACGCCATCCTTTCGAGGGCGTGTTGAACAACATGGAGCGGCGTTACAAGGAAACCGAATCAAGCGCGGTGCGCGAAGAGCTGGCCAAGTTCATCAGCAATCGTCCCTGTGCCAGTTGCAGCGGCACGCGCCTGCGTAAGGAAGCGCGCCATGTGTTTGTCGAACAGACTACGCTGCCGCAGATTTCCGACATGAGTATCGGCCATGCGATGACATTCTTCCAAAACATGAAGCTAAGTGGTCAGCGCGCGCAGATTGCTGAAAAGGTGTTGAAGGAGATAGGCGATCGTCTGAAGTTCCTGGTGAACGTAGGATTGAACTACCTGTCGCTGTCGCGTTCTGCCGAAACTCTTTCTGGCGGTGAAGCGCAGCGTATCCGACTGGCGAGCCAAATTGGTGCCGGGTTGGTGGGGGTGATGTACGTATTGGATGAACCCTCCATTGGCTTGCACCAGCGGGACAATGAACGCCTGCTGGAAACCTTGATCCACCTGCGCAATCTGGGTAACACGGTGATTGTGGTGGAACACGATGAAGACGCCATTCGCGCGGCGGATCATGTGATTGATATCGGTCCGGGTGCTGGGGTGCACGGCGGCCAGGTGGTAGGGGAAGGTACGGTAGAAAAGATTATGGCGGTGCCTGAATCGCTGACCGGACAGTACCTGAGCGGTGAGCGAAAAATCTCAGTGCCGTCGCAACGGGTGCCTGCCGATCCTACCAAAGTGCTAAAGCTGGTGGGCGCGAAGGGCAACAACCTGAAAGATGTCACGCTGACGCTGCCTGTCGGGTTGTTCACCTGCATCACCGGTGTCTCTGGTTCCGGCAAATCGACGCTGATTAACGATACGCTGTTTCCGCTGGCGCAACGTCAACTCAATGGTGCAACGCTGGCGGAACCGGCACCGTACCGTGAAATTCATGGTCTTGAGCATTTTGATAAGGTGATCGATATCGATCAAAGCCCGATTGGGCGCACACCGCGTTCCAACCCGGCGACTTATACGGGCGTATTTACCCCTATCCGTGAACTGTTTGCTGGCGTACCAGAAGCGAGAAGCCGCGGATACAACCCGGGGCGCTTTAGTTTCAACGTGCGCGGCGGGCGCTGTGAGGCCTGTCAGGGCGATGGCGTCATCAAAGTGGAGATGCACTTCTTGCCGGATATCTATGTACCGTGCGATCAGTGCAAAGGCAAACGCTACAACCGTGAAACGCTGGAAATCAAATATAAGGGTAAAAGCATCCACGAAGTGTTGGAAATGACCATTGAGGAGGCGCGTGACTTCTTTGATGCCATTCCTGCGTTGGCGCGCAAGCTGCAAACCCTTATCGACGTGGGGCTTTCCTATATTCGTCTTGGCCAGTCGGCAACCACGCTCTCCGGCGGTGAAGCACAGCGTGTAAAACTGTCTCGTGAGCTGTCCAAGCGAGGAACCGGTCAAACCCTGTATATTCTTGATGAGCCGACCACCGGGCTGCATTTCGCCGATATTCAGCAATTGTTGGACGTATTGCACCAACTGCGCGATCAGGGGAACACCATTGTGGTGATTGAGCATAATCTGGATGTGATTAAAACCGCAGACTGGATTGTAGACCTTGGTCCGGAAGGGGGCAGCGGTGGCGGTCAAATACTGGTGTCCGGCACCCCAGAGACGGTAGCCAATTGCGACGCATCGCACACTGCCCGTTTCCTCAAGCCGATATTGGCACGCAGGTAA